The genomic region CCATTTTTGAACAATTCATTCACCAGTGTATGGTCCTCGGTCAACTGGATTACAGCTTTATTCGCAATTTTGTAGGCTCTGCTATCACCGATGTGGCCAATAACACCTTCCGTATCGTTCAATAATGCCGCAACCACCGTTGTACCCATGTTGTGATACTTGTCATCTGTAGATGCCGTGCGGAAGATAACTTCGTTGGCATGCAAAATAGCATCGCTGAGGGCTGCAGACAGAGACGCATGTGACAGACCTGGTTCCAGCGTTCCCAGATCGTTCACCAACGTCTCCACTGCCAAGCGGCTTGCCGTATCCCCTGCAAGATGTCCACCCATGCCATCGGCAACAATACCCAGAATATATCCTGTATCGAGATTACGAATCCAGGCTGAATCTTCATTCACCGAACGCACTCGTCCGATATGGCTCACATGAACTGTTTTGATCAAAACGTTCTCACCTCAACTCCATATGCTTTGCACGAAGCTGACCGCAAGCGGCAGCAATATCATGTCCCTGTTCACGACGAATGGTTACATTAACACCCTGTTCCGAGAGAATCTTCTGAAAATTGAAAATGTCACTTCTCGATGTTCTTACGTACTTGCGTTCAGGTACATGGTTAACCGGAATCAGATTCACGTGACACAACATGTTTTTAAGCACACTTGCCAATTCTGCTGCATGCTCTGGCTGATCGTTTACCCCACCAATAAGTGCATACTCAAACGTAATTCTTCGACCTGTTTTAGCCAGATAATAACGAAGGGACTCCATCACATCTTCAAAAGGAAAACGACGGTTAACCGGCATCAATTTCGAGCGCAGTGCATCATTTGGTGCATGGATCGAAATAGCAAGGTTAATCTGTGTGTCTTCATCTGCAAACTTGTAGATGTTCGGAACGATTCCGCTCGTTGATACCGTGATGTGGCGCTGACCAATGTTCAGTCCTTTTTCATGGATCATAATGCGCAGGAAAGTCATCGTTGCTTCATAGTTCTCAAAAGGTTCACCCGAACCCATGATCACGATGCTGCTGACACGCTCGCCGCGTTCGTCGAGAATTTTCTGAGCCTGAACAACCTGAGCAACAATCTCCCCAGCCGTAAGATTACGCTTGAGACCACCCAATGTGGATGCACAGAACGTACAACCAATCCGACATCCAACCTGTGTGGTTACACAGATGCTGTTCCCGTAGTTATGCTTCATGATTACTGTCTCAATAGCATGATCGTCATGAAGACCAAAGAGGAATTTAACCGTTCCATCCTTGGATTCAAATTTAGTAATTTCCTTAAGCGTTACAAATTCAAATTGCTCTGTCAGCTTTTCACGCAATGGCTTGGACAGATTCGTCATTTCACTGAAATCATTCACGCGTTTTACATAAATCCAGTCAAAGATTTGACCACCGCGAAACGCCGGTTCCCCATTCTCCACAGCCCATTGCTGCAGTTCTTCCAGGGAATAATCATATATAAAAGGTTTCATTTTGTTGTCAACACCTATTCCTTCTTTTCTTTTCGTTTGGCTTCCTTCTTTTCGTTCCATTCGTCCTATTCTATCACAAAGACCACGTTACATCCATGTATACCCTTGATATCTGTACTTCATGCATTATAACACCTCAATGCGACCATCGCACCCTGTCATCACTTTTCTCTGACAATTATATCGAAGGCCCATCACAAAGAAATCCGCCGAAGTTCCCCTCGGCGGTCATCCTTCCGTGCTCTATTAAACTGTTATTATACTGTTTTTGTCAACCGTGCGATGAAAAATCCGTCGCTGTGAGCGTACTGTGGCAAAATCTGAATACCACCGTTCACAACCTTCAAGTTCATTGTCTCGGATTCGGACCAAACCAATGCTTCTGCTGGACGATATTCCGGATGTCGGTTCAAGAAGTCTGCAACCATAACCTCATTCTCAGCAGGCTCAATGGTACACGTACTATACACCAGAATACCCCCTGGTTTTAACAACGGCGCAACCCGATTAAGCAGTTCACGCTGTAAGCCTGCGATATCTTCGATATCTTCTACGGATTTAGTCCATTTTACATCTGGCTTGCGGCGAATAACACCCAGACCGGAACATGGTGCATCCAGCAAAATGCGATCAAACGACGCTTCCGGGTACCGCTCGTTCAGATCAAGGGCATCTCCCGTTACAGCATCGATGCAACTCAGACCAAGACGCTCCGCCTGATCCAGGATCAGCTGGCGCTTGTGAGCATGTACATCGTTAGCGACAATACGACCACGATCGTGCATTTTCTCCGCCATATGAGCTGTTTTACCACCTGGAGCTGCGCAGCAATCCAATATAAGTTGGTCTTCTTCCGGCGCAACCGCTTCAGCTACGAGCATGGAACTTTCGTCCTGTACAGAGAACAAGCCATCCCGATACCAGGACGTTAGTGCCATATTTCCGCCACTGCGTACAAGAATTCCATCGGAACTCAGCTGAGAAGCTTCAACGACTGCACCTGTGCTGGTCATCTCATGCATCAGCTTCTCCCGTGTGGTCATTGTAGTGTTGACCCGAACACTCACCGCTGGCGGCTCGTTATTCGCACGACAGATGGCTTCAGCCGTCTCCTCACCGTACTGGGCAATCCAGCGCTCAACCATCCATAACGGGTGAGAATGCTCCAGTGAAATACGCTCGGCAGCTGGCAGATGCTCAGGAATACGAAGTTCATCCCGATTACGAATCATATTGCGCAGCACACCATTCACCATGCCCGAGATTCCCTGATGGCCCAGTTTCTTCGCCAGATTAACCGCTTCGCTCACCACCGCATGTTCTGGAATACGATCCAGGTATATCATCTGATATACGCTGATCCGAAGCAGGCTACGAACCCAAGGTTGCAGTTTGGATACTCCCTTGGCAACGTAACGTTCCAAGAAATAATCAAGTGTATTCAATCTGGCGATTGTTCCGTACACCAATTCAGTAGCTAGTCCAGCATCCGCAGGGCTTAAATCCGCCTCTCTCAGACGACGGTTCAACTCCAGATTACTGTATGCTCCATCTTGCTCAACAGCACTCAGAACCTTGACTGCCAATGCACGAGCAGACGTTTTGGGTTTCTGGGAGCGAGATGCACCACCTGAGGCAGAATGGGGTGTAGACACATTTCCATGACCACCCGATTTTCCCGAATTCGGACGGCGGTTTCTTTCGCGCCCGGATGCATTTCCTGTGACTTTATGACCTTGTCCTGACGAACGTCCTGATGTATTACCACTCATCGCAACACCGTTCCAGGTTTCAGTGTACCGCCACGAGCAAAGTCAGCAGCTTGCATCACCTTTTTACCCGCAGGTTGCACCTCAGTCAACCAGAGAGATCCATTGCCTGTACATACTTCAATACCTGCCTTATTCAACTGCAGCACCGTTCCCGGCTCTGCTTGTCCAGCATCCGAAGAAGAGGTTATGTTCGAATGATCCGGATTAGCGGCTGCCCAGACTTTGAAGACCTGATCATCCCACATCGTAAATGCACCCGAGAACGGCACAAGACCACGAATCTGATTGAACAATTCGCGTGATGTACGACTCCAGTCCATCTTCTCGTCTTCCCGAGTCAGATTACGCGCATACGAAGCCTCGGCATCATCCTGAGGGACCGCCGTTGTTTCGCCAGCAATCAATCGTGGCATTTCAGCCAGTAGCAATCTGGAGCCAGCCTCACTTAGTTTGTCAAACATCGTTCCTGATGTATCTTCATCTGTAATCGGCAGTTGCACATACGAGATCATATCTCCCGTATCCAGGCCTTCAGCCATATACATTAATGTGACTCCTGTCACGGATTCCCCGTTAATAATGGAACGTTGGATCGGGGCTCCTCCCCGATATTTCGGCAAAAGAGAGCCATGCACGTTCACACAACCGCGAACAGGCATATCCAGCACGGCTTTGGGCAGAATCTGCCCAAATGCCGCGGTAACGATCAGGTCCGGCTTCCATTCAGCCAAGCGGGCTACGGCTTCCGGATCACGCAATTTAACAGGTTGAAACACCGGCAGACCGTAGCGTTCTGCTGCGGCCTTAACCGGTGTTGGCGTAAGTACTTTTTTGCGCCCCTGTGGTTTATCAGGTTGAGTCACCACACCCACCACATTGTATCCCTCTGCAATCAGCATATCGAGAGAAGGAACTGCAAATCCAGGTGTTCCCATAAAAACAATATTCAAATCGATCACTCCTTAATTACGACGCGGTCCCGTTTGATCGGCTGCAATTTCGTACACTTTCTCGGCGATATCCGTGAAGAGTACGCCATCCAGATGATCAATTTCATGCTGGAATGCACGGGACAGCAGGCCACTACCCGTAATAATCAACTCGTTGCCTTCACGATCCAAACCCTTGACAGTAACGGTCTCAAAACGACGAACGTCACCATTAATTCCAGGGATACTCAGACAACCTTCCGGTCCGAATTGCTCTCCCTCACTTGCGATAATCTCAGGGTTAATCATCTTGATCAGTCCTTGCTCATCACCGGCGTCAATAACGATCAGACGTTTCAAAATGCCGACCTGTGGCGCAGCAAGACCTACACCTTCCGCATCGTACATGGTATCAGCCATGTCATCCAGCAATTTTTGTACATTCGGTGTAATTTTCGGTACTTCTTTGGCTCTCTTGTGGAGCACCTCATCTGGTTCTTGAACGATAATGCGAATCGACATGTTGTAAGCACCTTCCTAATCCTCATCATAATTTCAGGACGATATTCTTTATTTTTGGTGTATTCATTTTTAATCTATGTTTATACCGCTTGTATACATCCGCATTGCTGCAAAATGCTTACATTAACATTTGCGGGTCTACATCCAGACTAATGAGTAGTTTTTGCGCCTGAACATCATCGTCCATGCGCCGGGCTGTTGCCAGTGCGAGTCCGATGGCGTCTACATCCCCCCGCCATTTTATCATACATTGGAATCTGTATCTATTCTTGATCCGTGGAATCGGGGAAGCTACTGGTCCCAGTACATCAAAAGCATCATTACTGAAACGATCAAGACTGCCAAGCCATCCGGCTGCATTAGCCTTTTCCTTCAATATTCGCGTGTAGTTCTCGGCAAGACGAATCAATACCGGAAGCTGTTCATGCGAAAAGGTCACCAGAATCAGGCGACAGTAAGGTGGATATTGCAGATTGCGACGGTGTAGCAACTCCTCGCGTACAAACGACACATAGTCATGCTGACTCGCATGCCCAATAGAGTAGTGTTCCGGCGTATAGGACTGAACAAACACTTCACCAGGCAATTGGTGACGACCGGCTCGGCCAGCCACCTGTGTTAGCAACTGAAACGTTTTTTCGGCAGCACGAAAATCAGGTAAATTCAGTGCTGAATCCGCTGTTATGACGCCAACCAGGGTTACATCCGGGAAATCAAGTCCCTTCGCAACCATCTGGGTGCCTAGCAACACGTCTGCTTTTTTCTCACGAAACTGTTTCAGCAGCTTCTCGTGAGCCCCTTTTTCCGTTGTCGTATCCACATCCATCCGAATGACCCGAATGCCCGGAAAGAGCTTCGCAAGCTCTTCCTCGACCCGCTGTGTACCTGTACCAAAGTATCGAATATGCTCACTTCCACAATCTGGACACACTTCAGGAGCCGCTTCCGCATACCCGCAGTAATGACAACGGAGATTATTCGAGCGCTGATGATACGTCAATGAAATATCACATTCGGGACAACCTGCTACATATCCACAACTTCGGCACATGACAAAGGTCGAATATCCACGGCGATTCAGCAGAAGCACCGTCTGTTCGCCACGTTCCAAGCGCTCCTCCAGCCCTTTATGCAAAGCTCTACTGAACATGGAACGGTTGCCATCCTTCAACTCTTCGCGCATGTCAACGATTCGCACTTCAGGCAGCTTGTTACCCAATGCCCGTGTCGGCATCTCCAGCAAGAGTGGTGCAAAATCATCGTTACTCTGCGAGCGTGCTGCATAATAACTTTCCAGCGAAGGTGTCGCTGAACCCAGAACCACCACGGCCTGATGCTGCTGTGCTCTTTTTACCGCTACATCCCGGGCATGATATTTCGGAGTTTCCTCCTGTTTGTAGGAAGTCTCGTGCTCCTCATCCATAATGATCAGCCCAAGCCGACTGAACGGAGCAAATACGGCTGAACGCGCACCAATCGCAACCTTCACCTGGCCCTCACGAATCTTGCGCCATTCATCATAACGTTCACCGCCTGACAGACGACTGTGCATGACCGCAACCTGATCACCGAAGCGACCTTTGAAACGTTCTACCATCTGCGGGGTCAGTGCAATCTCGGGCACCAATACGATGGCCTGGCGATCCTGCTCGATGCATCGTTGAATAGTCTGGAGATAGACTTCTGTTTTACCGCTGCCTGTGACACCATGCAGCAAAAATACCCCATGGCGTTGTTCCTGCAATCGGCCATTGATACTGTCATAGACATGTTTTTGCTCATCGGTCAGAACCAGAGGTTCAGTCGCTTTGAACCTCCTGCCCTGATAAGGGTCACGAAAGACCTCAACATCCTCGGTTACGATCAGTCCCTTTTCCTCAAGACCTTTGATTGTTGCGGCCGATACCTGCAGTGTAGACAATACTTCTTTCATCGGCATAGGCAGCAGCTCTTTCATTTCTAGCAAAAAAGCAAGAATCTCCTTCTGCCGCTGTGCTTTCGCCGGGAATGAAGCAAGTGCTTCCTGAGCAGCAGCAATATCTACAGCCAGATCAACGGACTTCATCGTTTTCTTATTCAGCTTGTCCTTGATGGCCTGACT from Paenibacillus sp. FSL R5-0341 harbors:
- the rsmB gene encoding 16S rRNA (cytosine(967)-C(5))-methyltransferase RsmB, whose translation is MSGNTSGRSSGQGHKVTGNASGRERNRRPNSGKSGGHGNVSTPHSASGGASRSQKPKTSARALAVKVLSAVEQDGAYSNLELNRRLREADLSPADAGLATELVYGTIARLNTLDYFLERYVAKGVSKLQPWVRSLLRISVYQMIYLDRIPEHAVVSEAVNLAKKLGHQGISGMVNGVLRNMIRNRDELRIPEHLPAAERISLEHSHPLWMVERWIAQYGEETAEAICRANNEPPAVSVRVNTTMTTREKLMHEMTSTGAVVEASQLSSDGILVRSGGNMALTSWYRDGLFSVQDESSMLVAEAVAPEEDQLILDCCAAPGGKTAHMAEKMHDRGRIVANDVHAHKRQLILDQAERLGLSCIDAVTGDALDLNERYPEASFDRILLDAPCSGLGVIRRKPDVKWTKSVEDIEDIAGLQRELLNRVAPLLKPGGILVYSTCTIEPAENEVMVADFLNRHPEYRPAEALVWSESETMNLKVVNGGIQILPQYAHSDGFFIARLTKTV
- the rlmN gene encoding 23S rRNA (adenine(2503)-C(2))-methyltransferase RlmN, translated to MKPFIYDYSLEELQQWAVENGEPAFRGGQIFDWIYVKRVNDFSEMTNLSKPLREKLTEQFEFVTLKEITKFESKDGTVKFLFGLHDDHAIETVIMKHNYGNSICVTTQVGCRIGCTFCASTLGGLKRNLTAGEIVAQVVQAQKILDERGERVSSIVIMGSGEPFENYEATMTFLRIMIHEKGLNIGQRHITVSTSGIVPNIYKFADEDTQINLAISIHAPNDALRSKLMPVNRRFPFEDVMESLRYYLAKTGRRITFEYALIGGVNDQPEHAAELASVLKNMLCHVNLIPVNHVPERKYVRTSRSDIFNFQKILSEQGVNVTIRREQGHDIAAACGQLRAKHMELR
- the def gene encoding peptide deformylase, which codes for MSIRIIVQEPDEVLHKRAKEVPKITPNVQKLLDDMADTMYDAEGVGLAAPQVGILKRLIVIDAGDEQGLIKMINPEIIASEGEQFGPEGCLSIPGINGDVRRFETVTVKGLDREGNELIITGSGLLSRAFQHEIDHLDGVLFTDIAEKVYEIAADQTGPRRN
- the fmt gene encoding methionyl-tRNA formyltransferase, encoding MNIVFMGTPGFAVPSLDMLIAEGYNVVGVVTQPDKPQGRKKVLTPTPVKAAAERYGLPVFQPVKLRDPEAVARLAEWKPDLIVTAAFGQILPKAVLDMPVRGCVNVHGSLLPKYRGGAPIQRSIINGESVTGVTLMYMAEGLDTGDMISYVQLPITDEDTSGTMFDKLSEAGSRLLLAEMPRLIAGETTAVPQDDAEASYARNLTREDEKMDWSRTSRELFNQIRGLVPFSGAFTMWDDQVFKVWAAANPDHSNITSSSDAGQAEPGTVLQLNKAGIEVCTGNGSLWLTEVQPAGKKVMQAADFARGGTLKPGTVLR
- the priA gene encoding primosomal protein N', with translation MEIAKVIVDVPVKETDRPFDYLVPESMREWIEIGSRVGVPFGHRTVQGFVIDLVPRTGEETFRLKQIQELLDIVPPLSKDLVELAEWMSGRYASNRILSLQVMVPTALKGKAERYISLGDALDGQMAGAQPDDEVLFVWGEESTTEKVQQDIIRFVKSRGQVPLQQLSRKYPNHAALIKKLLLGGVLLESQAIKDKLNKKTMKSVDLAVDIAAAQEALASFPAKAQRQKEILAFLLEMKELLPMPMKEVLSTLQVSAATIKGLEEKGLIVTEDVEVFRDPYQGRRFKATEPLVLTDEQKHVYDSINGRLQEQRHGVFLLHGVTGSGKTEVYLQTIQRCIEQDRQAIVLVPEIALTPQMVERFKGRFGDQVAVMHSRLSGGERYDEWRKIREGQVKVAIGARSAVFAPFSRLGLIIMDEEHETSYKQEETPKYHARDVAVKRAQQHQAVVVLGSATPSLESYYAARSQSNDDFAPLLLEMPTRALGNKLPEVRIVDMREELKDGNRSMFSRALHKGLEERLERGEQTVLLLNRRGYSTFVMCRSCGYVAGCPECDISLTYHQRSNNLRCHYCGYAEAAPEVCPDCGSEHIRYFGTGTQRVEEELAKLFPGIRVIRMDVDTTTEKGAHEKLLKQFREKKADVLLGTQMVAKGLDFPDVTLVGVITADSALNLPDFRAAEKTFQLLTQVAGRAGRHQLPGEVFVQSYTPEHYSIGHASQHDYVSFVREELLHRRNLQYPPYCRLILVTFSHEQLPVLIRLAENYTRILKEKANAAGWLGSLDRFSNDAFDVLGPVASPIPRIKNRYRFQCMIKWRGDVDAIGLALATARRMDDDVQAQKLLISLDVDPQMLM
- a CDS encoding Stp1/IreP family PP2C-type Ser/Thr phosphatase; protein product: MIKTVHVSHIGRVRSVNEDSAWIRNLDTGYILGIVADGMGGHLAGDTASRLAVETLVNDLGTLEPGLSHASLSAALSDAILHANEVIFRTASTDDKYHNMGTTVVAALLNDTEGVIGHIGDSRAYKIANKAVIQLTEDHTLVNELFKNGQISKEDVSHHPRRNVLTRALGTDAEVKVDLDTVKLEEGEVLLLCSDGLSNLVSNEQIIQVAGNLELALEDRADRLLQLALLAGGDDNITVALFELQKEGSVDTETGCES